The DNA window CCTTGTATTGGATCGCCTTGTTTATACCAACTTGTATGCTCTTAACAGCTCTTGACGGAGACTTTCCATCATTTCCATCACTACCACTAGTAGAAACATATACTGTGCTTACTCTCTCATCCTCAGGAGATGGACTACAACTCTGGTAAAACAGAATGAGAAGAGCAAAAAGCAATGGTATGATAAAAAATCTCTTCATAAAATCCTCCTATTCAAGTATAATAATATATATAATCTGTGCTTCAAAAAAGCAAAGTTATAATCTAAACTACAATAAAGTCTAAAATTTTTTTGTGAACTTGATAGACACTAAAAGCATTAACTATACCCAAATAACTCTCAATTTTTGGAATTTATTGAAATTGTAAAAAGTATAATCCTCTTTTTCTTTTTGAAAAAGTGTTTAAACTTCATTGATAATTTCGTTTAGGAGGTTTAAGATGATAATAGTTTTAAAGAAAGAAGCATCAGAACAGGACATTGAGAAGATCGTTAGCAAAGTTAGAGAACATGGATTAGAGGCTCATATATCAAGAGGTGTTGAAAAGATAGTTATAGGAGTAGTTGGAGATGACAACAAACTCATAAATGTTCCGATTGAAAGTCTAAATAATGTTGAACAGGTGATAAGGATTACAAAACCATATAAACTGGCTAGTAGAGATTTTCATCCTCACAATACTGTGATAGATTTAGGAACTGTCAAGATAGGAGGAGATGAGATAGCAGTCATAGCTGGTCCTTGTAGCGTTGAAACAAAAGAACAAATTACTCATATAGCCAAAGAGGTAAAAAAATTTGGTGCTAACCTACTAAGAGGCGGTGCTTTTAAGCCAAGAACATCTCCTTATTCCTTTCAGGGGCTAGGTAGAGAGGGATTAGAATTACTCAAACTTGCCAAGGAGATAACAGGACTTCCAATAGTTACTGAGGTTTTAGATACAAGAGACATAGATATGGTCGCAGAGTATGCTGATGTTCTACAAGTTGGTGCTAGAAATGCTCAAAACTTTCCATTACTCAGAGAGCTTGGTAAAATAAGAAAACCTGTGTTGCTGAAGAGAGGTCTTTCAATGAAAGCCGATGAATGGGTTATGTCTGCAGAGTATATTATGTCAGGTGGTAATTATAATGTCATACTATGTGAGAGAGGTATAAGAACATTTGAAACTGCTACAAGAAATACACTTGATATAAACATAATCCCTGTTATGAAAGAAAAAACGCATCTACCGGTAATCATAGACCCAAGTCACGCAACAGGAAAAGCCAAGTATGTTCCAGATATGGCACTTGCGTCAATAGCGGCAGGAGCGGATGGGATTATGGTTGAGGTCCACAACGACCCAGAGAATGCTTGGTCGGATGGAGACCAATCAATCACTCCAGAACAGTTTGGTAAAATGATGGAGAAGATCAAACTCATAGCACAAGCAGTCGGTAGAAAAATACCAGCAGTGGTATAATATGGAAGATACCATTCTAATACTCATATCAACAGTTGGGTTCATACTATCTTTACTGAATAACTTAACACTCGTCTTGATAGGAATATCAATAGGTGTCATATCTATAATCTTACTGATAATTATCAAAACAATTACTATTGTAGCCAGAGTATCGGTATTTATAGTATCTACTATGACTATCAGTTTAGGTATTTTGTGGTTAATAGGAATATGAAATCTACCATTCTACATACTCAAGTATCTTAAGAACAACTTCTTCAAAAGACATTCCTGCGGCCTTTGCCATAGCAGGTATATCACTTGTTTCCGTCATACCGGGTATGGTGTTAACTTCTAGGAAGTATGGTATATTATCTTCTCTTGAAACAACAGCGTCAAACCTGACAACCCCCCTACAGTTGAGTGATTTAAAAGCCATCTTGGTATATTCTATAACCTTTTCCTCTACCTCTTTTGGTATGTCTGCCGGTATGATAAAATCTGTCATTCCCTTTGTATATTTTGCTTCATAGTCATAGAACTCCTTTCTAGGTCTTAACTCCATAGTAGGTAATACGGTTATATCACCTCCTTTTCCTATAACACCTACTGTTACCTCAGTTCCGTTTATGAACTTCTCTGCGAACGATTCAGGGTATCTTCTCAAATAACTTCTTATCTTTCCGGATAGTTGGTCCTCGTCTTTAACAATCTCAACCCCTACACTAGAACCTTCACTTATCGGTTTTAGAACAACAGGAAGCCCCAATCTCATAATGTCTTCATAAGATTTATCAGGATTACCTGGGGTCATCTTGACATACTGTGGTGTAGGAATACCATTTACTTTAAGGATCTCTTTTGTAAATATCTTATTCATTCCTATAGCACTTGTTAGAACATCACAACCTGTATAAGGTATTCCCATAAGTTCAAGAACACCTTGTATAACTCCATCCTCTCCATACTTACCGTGAAGCATTATAACTGCTACATCAACATTATCCTTTACAAGCCTTCTTGCGATGTTGGCATCTACATCCATCTTGACAACTTTAAAACCAAGTTTAACCAAAGCGTTATAAACATTCTCTCCAGACCTTATTGAAACCTCTCTTTCAGAAGACAAGCCCCCCATCAGAACAGCAATATTCTTTGTTTTATAAAACTCTATAAGATCCCTGTACTTATGCTTCAAATCACTCATACAGATTTTATTATCAATTAGAATACAAAACATAAGCAAATAAACCAACCCATAACCTCTGTTTTAACAGACCATAATTTCCACCAGGCTAGTAAGCAGAGTTCTAGATTTCCTACTTAATAAACTTCGTTTGAATATTTTATTCGCCAGTCTCTAGAGATTGCTTTATACTAGCCCATAAGTACTTGTTAAGAAGAGTGTTTAGTCAGCATCTACAAAGATTGCAACTGTTCTGAATTGTGAATTTTAGACTTCATTATCTTACCTTCGTTTAATTTCTCTTTTAAATTCGCATTATTTAGAATTGTTTTATGAAGAAACAGATATTCCTTATCGGTTATAGAGCAACAGGTAAAACTACAGTTGGAAAGGAAATCTCTAAAATAATAGGATGGAATTTTGTTGACATAGACTCTGAGATAGAGAGAATAACATCCAAAAAGATATCGGATATTTTTAAAAACGATGGAGAAGACAAATTCAGAGAAATTGAGAGTGAGGTTCTAAAAACTCTATCCACTCTTGATAACACTGTTTTTTCTACTGGGGGCGGAATAATACTACTTGAGAAAAATAGAGAAATCATAAAAGAAGGTTTTGTTGTACTACTTGAGGCGAGCATTCAAACAATTATGAAAAGGATGATGAATGATAACTCAAGACCACCCCTAACAAACCTTACTCTTGAGGAAGAGATACAAAAAACTCTATCCCAAAGACAACCCATCTACAATCAGGTGTATCATGTTAAGATCGTGAATGAGAATATTTCAGTCCAAACCATCGCAAATCTTATAGCAAATATCATTCCCTTTAAAGGATGAACTTATCAAATTACTTCTCCTATCGGAGGTATAATCTGAACAAGAGTTTTTTGAGAGTAGTTCATGACTTTTGTCTCTGTTAGAGTATCACTATTGCTTCTGTTTTAGTTGATAAACACATGGTTTTACCTACACAAACTAGATTTATGTTTAGTAAAGGAACTGTAGTAAAATCACTTGACTTAATCTAGTTTTATTGGTCATAGCCGAGATGAATATAATTAGTAGTATGACCTTTGACAAAGACATAGTATTTGTCATAGATAAACAGGACTATCTACTCGTTTTTGAAAAACCTATTTTTGAGGTTTCCGCAGAGCAAATAGAAGATGTTGAAGAAAATCTCAAGTTTGTAGATGATCTCATAAGGGAAGGTTTTTACATCTGTGGCTTTATGACATATGAAGCAGGCTACCCAATACTTAAATTATCTACTAGGTCTGTTGATAATAGAATACCTATCATCTGGTTCGGTGCATTCACAAAACCTAAACTTGTTGAAGTTCCTAACAACAGGAGGGAATATTCTATTTCAAACATCCACCCATCTATGACACTAGAGGAATACCTAAAGAAAGTAGAAGAATTGAAGTTTTACATTAAAAATGGCTATACTTACCAAGTTAATTTTACATTTAAACTACTATTTGACTTTGAAGGAGATGTTTTGAGTTTTTTCCTAGACTTAAGAAGTAAGCAGAAAGTCAAATACGCAAGATTCGTAAAATACCACGATACATACATCCTTTCAGTTTCACCAGAACTCTTTTTTTTGACAAAAGGTAATAGGATAATCTCAAAGCCGATGAAAGGAACGATAAGAAGAGGTAGATTTCCAGAGGAAGATCTGGAACTTATGAAAAAACTCTATACAAGCGAGAAAAACAGGGCAGAGAACCTTATGATTACAGACCTAATAAGAAATGACCTAGGCTCAATATCAAAGTTTGGGAGCATAAAGGTAAAAAGGATATTTGAGATTGAGAAGTATGAAACAGTGTTTCAGATGACTTCAACGGTAGAAGGAATCCTCAACAAGGAGGTAAGGTTTAGTGAAATTATTTCAAACATCTTCCCAGGAGGATCAATAACCGGAGCACCTAAGAAAAAAACAGTTGAGATAATAAGCAAGTTAGAAACACTACCAAGAGGTATATATACTGGAACAATAGGATACATATCACCTAAAGGTTTTTCAGAATTCAACATAGCAATTAGAACACCTTTGATTCACAAGAATAAATGTGAAATGGGAGTAGGCAGTGGGATAACTTGGTATTCTGAAGCAGAGGAAGAGTACAGTGAGTGTATCCTTAAGTCACATTTCTTAACATCAAAACCGTATCCAAAGTTTAAACTAATAGAAACATTCCTTTTAAAGAACCATAAATTATACCTTCTTGACTACCATCTAAAGCGTCTCAAAATGTCAGCAAAATTTTTCTCTTTCAGATACAACCGAAGAATCATCCTTGAGAAACTTAAAGAAATAGTCAAACTTGATGGAAAATTTAGATTAAGACTACTACTGGAGCAAAACGGAGATGTAACCTTGGAAGTAAGAGAATTTGAAGAACCTAGAAAAAGAGGTTATGTAAAAGTATCAAAAGACAGAGTTGATAGCAATGATAAGTTTATTTATCACAAAACAACAAATAGGGAGATGTATGATTATTACACTAGAAAAGCACGAGACGAGGAACTCGTTGATTATATCTTCTTGAATGAAAAAGGTTATGTAACAGAAGGAACAGTCAATAACCTAATTATAGTTAGGAACGGGAAACTAATAACACCTATCAGAACATCTGGACTTTTGAGAGGAACTATGCTAGAATACCTATCAAGAAAATACAAGATTACTGAAGAGTTTATAACTCTGTCAGACCTGATGGCTTCAGAAAGAGTCTTTCTATGTAATTCTGTCAGCGGTCTAAAGGAAGTAAAGATAATTACTTAACTTGATCTACCTTCTTCAATGTCGTTTCATCTAATGCTACTATGTTTTTGTCTTTATCGTTTATGAATATTTTACCCTTATAGAAGGTTATGAATGTATCAGGATAAACCTCAATATCAGATAAACCAACTCTGTTGAGTTTCTTGTCAAATTTACCTAGATAATACTTTCTATTCACTATGGTTATCGCATAGAGAAAGTCGTTGTTGAATTCAATAAAACTTCTCCAGAATATATCGTCTTTACCAATTACCAGTGGTTCTATTGTATTAACATCAAGTAGCACCAGAAAGTGTTTATCAGAGTGAGAGCCAGTGTTTCCTATCACCACTACTCCTTCTCCATACACATAGTATTTGAAACCACATATGTTCGCAAAACTGCTTTGTTTTACTATTTTCATATTGTTTATGTCTATTAGAAACATTCTGTTGTCGTAATGCCCTTCCGGTTTAAAACCTAGCTTCTTAAGGTAATACATTTTATCTCCTACTATTATCCTGTTGCCAGTCTCTTGAGATGCTATCTCCTGTTCCTTCTTCTTAAGTTCTTCTTCTTTTTTCTTTAGTTCCTCTTCTTTTTTCGCTAGGTCATCCTTTCGCTCCAGCATCTCTTCATCTTTCTTTATCCTCTCCTCTTCCTTCTTTATTTCTTCTTCCTCCTTTTTAGTCTCTTCCTTTGCTTTCTCTAGCCTCTTTTCTTCCTCTTCCAACTTCTTCTCTTCCTTCGCTAGTTTTTTTCTCTCCTCTTCAACCTTAGATAGTTCTTCCTTGGAAGTATCTTCTTTTGCCTTTAACTCTTCCTCCTTTTTAGATAATTCCTCTTTTCTTTTTTCAAGTTCCTCTCTTTTCTCTTGTAGTTCTTTTTCTTTCTTCTCTATCTCCTTCTTCTCTTCCTCAAGTTCCTTCTTTCTTATATCAACCATCTCTTTTCTTTCATCAAGCCCCAGATCATCCTGTTTCTTAAGTTCTCTTATTACATCTTCCTTACCAATTTCACCAAGACTAGGTTTTTCACCTAGAACAGAAACTCTTGTAGGTATGATAAGTTCAGTTTTACCAGCCCATTCGTAGTATCTTGTTGATATACCAATCTTTTCAGTAGTGAATGAGAATAGATCACTGACATACCTCTTGCCAAAGTAGTCAAGGTCTCCTCTGTGTATAGCATTATAGTAAGTTGTAAAAACTGCTAGTGTGTATGCTTGTCCGTATTTGTACCCAAATTTTTGAGAGAGGTATCCTGCTAATATAAACCTTATTGCGTTTATGTGTCTTATTCTTGACTCTTTGGATATATATATTATGTCTGCACCGAAAAGTTCTTCCTTAGGCAACACTCTAACGACTGAATACTGAAGGTAGTTCTTCACCTTGCTTTCGTCTGATATACTCGCAAGACTGCGGCCTGCTTCTATAAGTTGTCTTACGCTAACCCCCTTAACACCACCTTTGTAGTTTTCAAAAACTATTCTTTTTGATTTTTTTATCTCATCCTCTGCAACATAAACGCCAAAAACAGCACTAAAAGAGAATACTACCATTATCAATCCTAGTATATATCTCATAGCCATACAATCTCTCTCACTTACATTATTATAAAGCAACATTCTTAAATTTGTAATTAGATTGAAATAACTAATAAGAATCTTCGTCTTCAATTGTTTGACTATTTTATTCCGAAGAACCAAAGAGTTCTACCTATTTATACAACTTTTGAAAAAATTTACAAACTCTACTCTTTTGATAGATATTTCAAACCAAATTTATGAATGAACCTGTTTTTCTATAACTCCAAATAACACATCTACTTTTTCTGTTGCGTTGGTTGTGAGAATAGCATTACTATTACTTCTCTTGGTTTGATTTTTATCTCGGTTTTCTTGTCTTTTGCTATAGTTTCACCAATTTGTTTGACATCACTACCTAATGAACTCAAACCATCAACATAACTTATTCCTGTTGGTAGTCCGTTAAGTTCTAGGCTTACTGTGTTCTCGTCTCTTTTGCTAAGGTTGTATATCACGATAGCATAGTCATTCTCATATTTTCTAGCGTAAGCCATTATAACATCTTTTGATACCGAGAGTGGTGTATAGTCTGCGAATGAGGAGAGAGCCTTGGTTTTTGTCTTTTTAAGCGTTATTAGAGACTTCGTAAAGTTTAGGATAGAATTTGGGTTTTGTTCCTGAACCTTTACGGAATAGTTTGTTTCTATTGCGTTATACCTTGCGTGCCAGATTCTAGGACCTGTCGTGAAACCACCGAATTTCGTATCATCCCAGAGCATTATACTTCTCCTATCAGCATCTCCTATCAGAACTTTCGTGTCATCAGGTAGCCCTATCTCATCGCCATAGTATAGGAATGGTAGTCCTCCAGGAGTTGTAAGTAGCATAGCAAGTGCCATCTTTATCGCATCGTCGTTCCTTATCTTACTACCGAACCTCCCAGTATCATGGTTTGATAGGAATGGTGAGAAGAAGTGTATAGGTATTTGTTTATTGTTATACCATCCGTTAAAGGTATTCATTGCTGTTCTTGACTTTGATGCAACGAGTGGTGGTAGTGCGAAAGATGTAGCAAACTCAAAGTTAAAAGCATTGTCAAACGTTTTACCACCTTGATAGTATTTCTCAACGATTGAAGGACCTGCAAATACCTCTGACACAACATATATATCTGGTTTTATCTTCTTAAGGTATCCCATAAAGTCTTTCCAAAACTCAATTGTCTCTGGAGTATCGGCTTGTTTATCAGGTCCCTTTGCGATAGCAAACCTTGCAGCGTCTAATCTAAATCCTTCAACTCCTTTATCAATCCAGAATTTAGCAATCTTCTTAAGTTCAGCTACAACATTAGTGTTCTCAAGGTTCAGGTCGGGTATGTTGAAGTTAAAAGCAGAGTAAAAATACCACCCATACCTGTATGCGTTCGTTATGAAGTCGTACCTGTTCCAAACATTCTGTTTTGATTGACCTGTTGGATTAGGCCAGTCTCCAAGTGGTTGATCTTTGCTCCACACATACCAGTCTCTGTATTTGGATTTTTCATTTGTAGCGGAGTCTACAAACCAAGGATGATGCCTTGAAGTATGGTTATACACGAAATCCAGTATTATCTTTATTCCTCTTTTTTTAGCCTCCTTTACTAGATTATCAAAGTCTTCCATCGTTCCAAATTGCGGGTTAACATCATAGTAATCTATCACATCGTAGCCGTGATATTCTTTAGAAGGATGAATAGGCATAAGCCATATATAATCAACTCCAAGAGACTTAAGATAGTCAAGTTTCTGAATTATTCCTTTGAAATCTCCTATCCCATCTCCATTGCTATCATAAAAACTTCTCACAAATATCTCGTATCCAACTGCATTGTGCCATACGGGTAATTTATCCACTTTGTAAGGAGTAGTCCACCACTTAGTGTCGTTCTCAAGAACCTTTATCACTTCTGCTTCTTGAGCGTTCAAAGCAGCAGAAATGAGCATCATTCCCAAAATCAGAGTAAATACTCTCATCTTATCCTCCTATTTAGTTTAATTATTTTAAAAAATGTGATATGGATATTCAATAAAGAAAAACCTGAAGTTCGTAGAAGAGTTTGGTAAAAATCAATGTTAAATAACTTCCCCTTGCCTTGCAGAATAAATGCAAAAGTATGAACATATCACCAACAAAAAACTATGAATCACTTTTTCAAAAACTTTCTACGAGGAGGCTTGAAAATTGATTGGATAAGCTATGAACAAAGGTATTTAGGATATTCTTCAACAAAAAATACCAATACTCTTGACTAAACTTCAGTTAGGAATTATTGAAAGAATCTTTAGTTTATTTTACAATAAAACTTGAAGGTAAATAGTATGACCAATGATAACTTTCATTCAAGGAGGATTGTAAGATGAATATTAGATTAATTTTAGGTATTGCTACCATAACTATGATGATCATTTTTGGAGGTTGCGGTGGTGGAGGTGTAAAAAAAATAGAACAACTAGGGCTTGAAGCACAAATCCTACAAAACGGTGATATTGTGTTGAAAACACCTCTGATAAAGTATGTTGTTTCACCGAGCATGGGTGGAAGAGTGATGTCAGTCATTGACTTAAGAACTGGCCAAGAGATGATAGAGACTTACAACGAAACCGACCCTAAAATGGGAGGAGCCTTCTATGATATCCTTGATTTTATATGGCCAGGAACGGCTGAGAGGAAATATGTATTGGAAGACTGGGGAGTGTCTAGTGATAAAAGAATAGTGTTTGTAAGGATGTCCTATACAGTTCAACCTCAGGACTCGGATAAGGCCAGAGGTCTAAAGGTTACTAAATACTTATACTCTGATAATACCGACCCTCTTATAAGGGGCGAAATAACTGTTGAGAACGTAAGTGGAGAAGATAAAAAATTTACCTATTGGCATCAAACTAGGCCTATTCTAGGTGATCCTACAAACACTGATAAGACAATATACTTAGATATTCAGGGTGAAGCTAGCGAATTAAGGTTTGAGCCTGGATCTGGAGGTAGAGGAGATATATTAACTGAAGGGAATTATTTTGCCCTTTCGTCTCCAAAAGCATCAAATACTCTACTGATAGTTGTTGACAAAGGTAGGGTTAGTAAATTCTGGAGTTGGCATGATGTTAAATTACCTACATTTGATATACTCTTCAAAGAGGTATCTCTAAAGCCTGGAGAGAAAGCAACTTATAACATAGAATGGGCTATACTTCCTAATGTCCCCGATGTAAGTTATGCCGATAGAAGCAGC is part of the Spirochaetota bacterium genome and encodes:
- the aroF gene encoding 3-deoxy-7-phosphoheptulonate synthase translates to MIIVLKKEASEQDIEKIVSKVREHGLEAHISRGVEKIVIGVVGDDNKLINVPIESLNNVEQVIRITKPYKLASRDFHPHNTVIDLGTVKIGGDEIAVIAGPCSVETKEQITHIAKEVKKFGANLLRGGAFKPRTSPYSFQGLGREGLELLKLAKEITGLPIVTEVLDTRDIDMVAEYADVLQVGARNAQNFPLLRELGKIRKPVLLKRGLSMKADEWVMSAEYIMSGGNYNVILCERGIRTFETATRNTLDINIIPVMKEKTHLPVIIDPSHATGKAKYVPDMALASIAAGADGIMVEVHNDPENAWSDGDQSITPEQFGKMMEKIKLIAQAVGRKIPAVV
- the pabB gene encoding aminodeoxychorismate synthase component I, which translates into the protein MTFDKDIVFVIDKQDYLLVFEKPIFEVSAEQIEDVEENLKFVDDLIREGFYICGFMTYEAGYPILKLSTRSVDNRIPIIWFGAFTKPKLVEVPNNRREYSISNIHPSMTLEEYLKKVEELKFYIKNGYTYQVNFTFKLLFDFEGDVLSFFLDLRSKQKVKYARFVKYHDTYILSVSPELFFLTKGNRIISKPMKGTIRRGRFPEEDLELMKKLYTSEKNRAENLMITDLIRNDLGSISKFGSIKVKRIFEIEKYETVFQMTSTVEGILNKEVRFSEIISNIFPGGSITGAPKKKTVEIISKLETLPRGIYTGTIGYISPKGFSEFNIAIRTPLIHKNKCEMGVGSGITWYSEAEEEYSECILKSHFLTSKPYPKFKLIETFLLKNHKLYLLDYHLKRLKMSAKFFSFRYNRRIILEKLKEIVKLDGKFRLRLLLEQNGDVTLEVREFEEPRKRGYVKVSKDRVDSNDKFIYHKTTNREMYDYYTRKARDEELVDYIFLNEKGYVTEGTVNNLIIVRNGKLITPIRTSGLLRGTMLEYLSRKYKITEEFITLSDLMASERVFLCNSVSGLKEVKIIT
- a CDS encoding D-alanine--D-alanine ligase; protein product: MSDLKHKYRDLIEFYKTKNIAVLMGGLSSEREVSIRSGENVYNALVKLGFKVVKMDVDANIARRLVKDNVDVAVIMLHGKYGEDGVIQGVLELMGIPYTGCDVLTSAIGMNKIFTKEILKVNGIPTPQYVKMTPGNPDKSYEDIMRLGLPVVLKPISEGSSVGVEIVKDEDQLSGKIRSYLRRYPESFAEKFINGTEVTVGVIGKGGDITVLPTMELRPRKEFYDYEAKYTKGMTDFIIPADIPKEVEEKVIEYTKMAFKSLNCRGVVRFDAVVSREDNIPYFLEVNTIPGMTETSDIPAMAKAAGMSFEEVVLKILEYVEW
- a CDS encoding alpha-amylase family glycosyl hydrolase; its protein translation is MRVFTLILGMMLISAALNAQEAEVIKVLENDTKWWTTPYKVDKLPVWHNAVGYEIFVRSFYDSNGDGIGDFKGIIQKLDYLKSLGVDYIWLMPIHPSKEYHGYDVIDYYDVNPQFGTMEDFDNLVKEAKKRGIKIILDFVYNHTSRHHPWFVDSATNEKSKYRDWYVWSKDQPLGDWPNPTGQSKQNVWNRYDFITNAYRYGWYFYSAFNFNIPDLNLENTNVVAELKKIAKFWIDKGVEGFRLDAARFAIAKGPDKQADTPETIEFWKDFMGYLKKIKPDIYVVSEVFAGPSIVEKYYQGGKTFDNAFNFEFATSFALPPLVASKSRTAMNTFNGWYNNKQIPIHFFSPFLSNHDTGRFGSKIRNDDAIKMALAMLLTTPGGLPFLYYGDEIGLPDDTKVLIGDADRRSIMLWDDTKFGGFTTGPRIWHARYNAIETNYSVKVQEQNPNSILNFTKSLITLKKTKTKALSSFADYTPLSVSKDVIMAYARKYENDYAIVIYNLSKRDENTVSLELNGLPTGISYVDGLSSLGSDVKQIGETIAKDKKTEIKIKPREVIVMLFSQPTQQKK
- a CDS encoding shikimate kinase gives rise to the protein MKKQIFLIGYRATGKTTVGKEISKIIGWNFVDIDSEIERITSKKISDIFKNDGEDKFREIESEVLKTLSTLDNTVFSTGGGIILLEKNREIIKEGFVVLLEASIQTIMKRMMNDNSRPPLTNLTLEEEIQKTLSQRQPIYNQVYHVKIVNENISVQTIANLIANIIPFKG